A genomic segment from Rhodamnia argentea isolate NSW1041297 unplaced genomic scaffold, ASM2092103v1 Rarg_v2.41, whole genome shotgun sequence encodes:
- the LOC125313462 gene encoding ribosomal protein S4, mitochondrial-like, whose amino-acid sequence MWRKRLIQQYIMPALRFKTCRLLSGNVRKRELTIIQRRILRRLRKKNRSIKRKISSRENLNSYIQLQTTRKLSLFYGDLPITEMHRGTEQTSYIPFPLNPETRSDVIPVRLHFRETIPQARQPISHRRLCVNNGMVSITHLKVSHGDLISFQENDARIRGEEIRRSFYIEISVDKIIGKFLPVRMWRRTKTEWFHLLKTKRGCHLLLKSRFLKQLRSSMQEEDLERTKKFGSEKVCLGSSFAEHNRMKRNLYHFKSLFFSKRRKEKNRYLPTRRRSTLVYNSSLYSNSTYCSAAPHQLTMKRRIKRIELPTHYSEVNHRTPKAVVSYGPNIGHIPHDIRLKDPNLPLRSGNGRGQNI is encoded by the coding sequence ATGTGGCGAAAAAGACTGATTCAACAATACATCATGCCTGCATTAAGATTTAAAACTTGTCGTCTACTTTCAGGAAATGTTCGGAAGAGAGAACTTACAATAATACAACGCCGCATTCTCCGaagattgaggaagaagaacagATCTATTAAGAGAAAGATTTCTTCGAGAGAAAATCTTAACAGTTACATCCAATTACAAACTACACGAAAGTTGTCCCTTTTTTATGGGGATTTACCCATCACAGAGATGCACAGAGGAACAGAACAAACTTCATATATCCCTTTTCCACTCAATCCAGAAACAAGATCGGACGTTATTCCGGTTCGTCTCCATTTTCGTGAAACTATTCCTCAAGCAAGGCAGCCGATAAGTCATCGAAGGCTTTGTGTGAATAATGGAATGGTAAGCATTACTCATTTGAAAGTGTCCCACGGTGATCTAAtatcttttcaagaaaatgacgcGAGAATCCGCGGTGAAGAAATAAGGAGATCTTTCTATATCGAAATATCAGTTGATAAAATCATAGGAAAATTCCTGCCGGTAAGAATGTGGAGAAGAACGAAAACAGAATGGTTCCACCTACTCAAAACTAAGAGGGGATGCCACCTACTACTAAAATCCCGGTTTTTGAAACAGTTGCGTTCTTCTATGCAAGAAGAAGACTTagaaagaacaaagaagttTGGATCCGAAAAAGTATGCTTAGGCAGTTCCTTCGCTGAGCACAACAGAATGAAGAGGAATTTGTATCATTTCAAATCCCTATTCTTTTCgaagagaaggaaggagaaaaaccGATATCTTCCTACTCGAAGAAGAAGTACTTTAGTTTACAACTCTTCTTTATATAGTAATTCGACCTATTGCTCCGCAGCCCCCCATCAGTTGACTATGAAGAGAAGAATCAAAAGGATCGAACTACCTACTCATTATTCGGAGGTGAATCATAGAACACCAAAAGCTGTGGTATCTTATGGACCTAACATAGGTCACATCCCTCACGACATAAGATTGAAAGATCCAAACCTTCCTCTTCGGAGCGGAAACGGACGTGGCCAAAACATATAA